The DNA sequence TATTAGTGGACTATAGGCACTGCATCTGCAGTTTAAATGTGTAGCTTCATACTGTAACCTCTGTTGTgctcttgaaaaaaaaaattatggtttTCTTTCTGTTACTTGTTGCAGAGTGCTCTCCAAAAACCGTTTCTCTGGCACCGTTCCTGAAGAGATTGGAGAACTCAGAAAGCTGGAGCTACTGGACTTGAGGGGTAATAACTTCAGTGGAGAAATTCCAGTGGCAATAGGAAGACTGCTGTCACTAAAATGCTTGTATGTTATATAATTGATTTCACTGGTTTTTGTTATTTGTATTTAGTGGTTTTGTAGAGTAAAATCACTTGTACCTTAGGTTGCTATGTGGCAATAGATTTGAAGGCAGCAGTTCTCTGGAGATTGGGAAGCTTAAGTTATTTTCTGAATCGCAATTGGATGAAAATGTTTCATGTGATGCAGCTTCTTCCTCTGCCTGTGTAAATACAATGTTTGGAAATGGGTAAGTGATTTGCTCATCTCCCTCTTCAAAACCCAGTGATACACATTGGCAGTTCACAATCAAATCACTACTTTGTGTGGAGAAATAATTGTTACATATGAGCAATAacatattacataattatattTCGTCACGCAAACGAGCAAAAATACGTTGCCTTTTGGATCACCcctaaaacttgctcaaatgacCTGCTTAAGGTATCTCAGTTGATGAGTATGATGAGATGATATGCTTCTGTATGGGTTATAAAACACTATAAGTACATCCCCTTTTATCCATATATGTATTGATACAGTTAAAACATGCTTCTGAATTTTATCTATGTTGTAGGTTGTTTATTCTGTTCTTTCTACTAAAATTGTTTCTCTCTTATAAGGTTCAAGATTGGAAAAGACTCTCTGCATGAACATGATAAGCAGCCAGCCAGTGAGTCCCAGCGGCTTCCCGATCTTTTCTTCTTTTAGAACATTGTCTTCTTTACCCTGGTGAGAAACAAAataatgtatattttttttcGCGTTGAACAGGTTCACCTGAGCCACGCACGGCCCAAAATGCCGAGATCCTTGTCAATATTGCACGTCGTGAACTATTTGAATGGTCCAGTAACCTCCCAGCTGCACCTGCTAGTAGTGAGTCCTCCGATCAACAGATTATTGCATTACCAACTAGCACAAGTAGTGGGAGTTTCCCAGCTATACCAAATGCAAACAAGAATGAATCTGCTCCACCACCAACTTCAATTTCTGCGTCTCCACCGAAAGGGTTCCAAAGTGACTCTGATTTCAGTTCAAATAATGGTTCTCAAAACAGTGAAACTTTTGAAACATGGATCTATTTCTTGATTATTCCCGTTGTGTTTACCTTGATCTTTATTGTTCTGGGCCTGCTATTTATGTGTCGAAAAAGAGGAGTCACGACCATAGGTCCGTGGAAGACTGGATTGAGTGGACAGCTGCAGAAAGCATTTGTTACAGGTGATCTGTAGCTTTATTTGGTTTAACTGCATGTTCATTAGATAGTTCACTGTTCAGATTAGTGTTTGCCTCAGTCTTGAAGCTGccttttttttacaaaattttttgcGCGTGGGTGTAATGATCTATTACTTGAAATTCAGGAGTTCCCAAGCTAAATCGAGCAGAACTGGAAACTGCCTGTGAAGATTTCAGCAATATAATTGCCACTTATTCGGGTTGCACATTTTACAAGGGAACATTGTCCAGCGGAGTTGAGATTGCTGTTGCATCAGTTTTAGTTGCTTCTTCCAAAGATTGGTCAAAGAGTGCAGAAGTAACCTACCGCAAAAAGGTCTATCTTTTTGTGGTCACTGAGTTGAATATTTAACGTTTAAGGGAGATGGCATCCAACGATTCTATAATTTAAGTCTCTTGGCTTCTCTATTAAAACTttgtttccatttttttttttttacattgtaGATTGACATGTTATCTCGGATTAATCATAAGAACTTTGTCAATCTTATTGGCTACTGTGAGGAGGAGGAACCTTTCAGTAGGATGATGGTATTTGAATATGCTCCTAATGGATTTCTTTTTGAGCATCTGCATGGTAATACTCCCGTCATATGAATTTAGTGATGGAAATGTTGATAAGTTTCTCCAGTTGTAGGTATTTAGACTTTAGAGCCTGAAACATTTATTTTTGCCTTCAGTTAAAGAAATGGAACATCTTGACTGGAATGCAAGGATG is a window from the Manihot esculenta cultivar AM560-2 chromosome 16, M.esculenta_v8, whole genome shotgun sequence genome containing:
- the LOC110602924 gene encoding protein MALE DISCOVERER 2 isoform X3 produces the protein MMRDKICWSFVQEDLNGLDLEGTLAPQLGKLSHLRSLVLSKNRFSGTVPEEIGELRKLELLDLRGNNFSGEIPVAIGRLLSLKCLLLCGNRFEGSSSLEIGKLKLFSESQLDENVSCDAASSSACVNTMFGNGFKIGKDSLHEHDKQPASSPEPRTAQNAEILVNIARRELFEWSSNLPAAPASSESSDQQIIALPTSTSSGSFPAIPNANKNESAPPPTSISASPPKGFQSDSDFSSNNGSQNSETFETWIYFLIIPVVFTLIFIVLGLLFMCRKRGVTTIGPWKTGLSGQLQKAFVTGVPKLNRAELETACEDFSNIIATYSGCTFYKGTLSSGVEIAVASVLVASSKDWSKSAEVTYRKKIDMLSRINHKNFVNLIGYCEEEEPFSRMMVFEYAPNGFLFEHLHVKEMEHLDWNARMRIIMGTAYCLQYMHHDLNPPVAHSKLNARSILLTDDYAAKIAEINCLRQAFSKSKFSGENESENSSFSPVVDLETNVYSFGMLLLEIISGKLQYSKEQGPLEKWASEYLNDKRSISYMIDPSLKSFKNKELDVICEVIQECIQPDPKQRPTMRDVTSKLREVIAISPDQAVPRLSPLWWAELEILSVEAT
- the LOC110602924 gene encoding protein MALE DISCOVERER 2 isoform X2; protein product: MGGRWNPYGFRFLCFFVLILGLEIQGHWSINDEGQNLLEFRARVSSDPFGVFANWNSNDSNPCLWSCVHCVAGKVQTLDLNGLDLEGTLAPQLGKLSHLRSLVLSKNRFSGTVPEEIGELRKLELLDLRGNNFSGEIPVAIGRLLSLKCLFEGSSSLEIGKLKLFSESQLDENVSCDAASSSACVNTMFGNGFKIGKDSLHEHDKQPASSPEPRTAQNAEILVNIARRELFEWSSNLPAAPASSESSDQQIIALPTSTSSGSFPAIPNANKNESAPPPTSISASPPKGFQSDSDFSSNNGSQNSETFETWIYFLIIPVVFTLIFIVLGLLFMCRKRGVTTIGPWKTGLSGQLQKAFVTGVPKLNRAELETACEDFSNIIATYSGCTFYKGTLSSGVEIAVASVLVASSKDWSKSAEVTYRKKIDMLSRINHKNFVNLIGYCEEEEPFSRMMVFEYAPNGFLFEHLHVKEMEHLDWNARMRIIMGTAYCLQYMHHDLNPPVAHSKLNARSILLTDDYAAKIAEINCLRQAFSKSKFSGENESENSSFSPVVDLETNVYSFGMLLLEIISGKLQYSKEQGPLEKWASEYLNDKRSISYMIDPSLKSFKNKELDVICEVIQECIQPDPKQRPTMRDVTSKLREVIAISPDQAVPRLSPLWWAELEILSVEAT
- the LOC110602924 gene encoding protein MALE DISCOVERER 2 isoform X1, translating into MGGRWNPYGFRFLCFFVLILGLEIQGHWSINDEGQNLLEFRARVSSDPFGVFANWNSNDSNPCLWSCVHCVAGKVQTLDLNGLDLEGTLAPQLGKLSHLRSLVLSKNRFSGTVPEEIGELRKLELLDLRGNNFSGEIPVAIGRLLSLKCLLLCGNRFEGSSSLEIGKLKLFSESQLDENVSCDAASSSACVNTMFGNGFKIGKDSLHEHDKQPASSPEPRTAQNAEILVNIARRELFEWSSNLPAAPASSESSDQQIIALPTSTSSGSFPAIPNANKNESAPPPTSISASPPKGFQSDSDFSSNNGSQNSETFETWIYFLIIPVVFTLIFIVLGLLFMCRKRGVTTIGPWKTGLSGQLQKAFVTGVPKLNRAELETACEDFSNIIATYSGCTFYKGTLSSGVEIAVASVLVASSKDWSKSAEVTYRKKIDMLSRINHKNFVNLIGYCEEEEPFSRMMVFEYAPNGFLFEHLHVKEMEHLDWNARMRIIMGTAYCLQYMHHDLNPPVAHSKLNARSILLTDDYAAKIAEINCLRQAFSKSKFSGENESENSSFSPVVDLETNVYSFGMLLLEIISGKLQYSKEQGPLEKWASEYLNDKRSISYMIDPSLKSFKNKELDVICEVIQECIQPDPKQRPTMRDVTSKLREVIAISPDQAVPRLSPLWWAELEILSVEAT